In Nitrospira sp., one genomic interval encodes:
- the ccsB gene encoding c-type cytochrome biogenesis protein CcsB, which yields MMRSLFLFDMTFWLYLAALGLYVGYLFAKRPTMQLAAAGHPIENLEERDGAWATQLGQVATLVTVFGWLLNTLALVTRAFERMQHSGTFAPWSNQFEAMAYVSWAIILGYVLLEFRYRIKAVGAFVVGIGFIAMGAASLLPYRYQTAEPLVPALNSYWIYIHVSVTLTSYAAFAMAGGLGLMYLFKERAINRGSQSRFYAAFPDLETIDELGYKAIMLGFPLLAFGIILGAMWANYAWGGYWSWDPKETWSLIVWLIYGAYIHARMTRGWEGHKAAVYAIFGFLMVIFCFWGVNFLLSGLHAYA from the coding sequence ATGATGCGTTCATTGTTTCTTTTCGATATGACCTTCTGGTTGTACCTGGCGGCGCTCGGGCTGTACGTCGGGTATTTGTTCGCGAAGCGACCGACTATGCAGCTTGCGGCAGCCGGCCATCCCATCGAGAACCTCGAAGAGCGTGACGGGGCTTGGGCGACCCAATTGGGTCAGGTGGCCACGTTAGTGACCGTGTTCGGATGGCTCTTGAATACGCTGGCTTTAGTCACGCGCGCATTCGAACGCATGCAGCACTCAGGCACATTTGCACCCTGGTCCAACCAGTTCGAAGCCATGGCCTACGTGTCCTGGGCGATCATCCTGGGATATGTGCTGTTGGAGTTTCGCTACAGGATCAAGGCCGTCGGGGCCTTCGTCGTCGGCATTGGGTTCATCGCGATGGGAGCGGCCTCACTCCTGCCCTATCGCTACCAGACCGCCGAGCCGCTCGTGCCGGCACTGAACAGCTATTGGATCTACATCCATGTGTCAGTGACGTTGACCAGTTATGCTGCGTTTGCCATGGCGGGTGGTTTGGGTCTGATGTACTTGTTCAAGGAGCGAGCCATCAATCGGGGCAGTCAATCCAGGTTTTATGCGGCCTTCCCGGACCTAGAGACGATTGATGAGCTGGGCTATAAGGCCATTATGTTGGGCTTTCCGCTACTCGCCTTCGGCATCATTCTCGGCGCCATGTGGGCGAACTATGCCTGGGGCGGCTACTGGAGCTGGGACCCGAAGGAAACCTGGTCTTTGATTGTGTGGTTGATCTATGGTGCTTATATCCATGCCCGCATGACACGAGGGTGGGAAGGGCATAAGGCTGCGGTGTATGCCATCTTTGGATTTCTGATGGTCATTTTTTGCTTCTGGGGCGTGAACTTCTTGCTGTCCGGCTTACACGCCTACGCATAA
- a CDS encoding geranylgeranyl reductase family protein → MDKTYDVVIVGMGPAGAAAAAVLSRGGLTVLGIDRERHPRYKVCGGGLSARIERVLDPGFRSVIEQTVTGVQFVYCGQEPLLLESSQPIAYMVMRDRFDHWLLQEAVKSGADIETGEGVTGLRQDVDGVEILTARGRCRGRIVIGADGANSVVARNLFPDRAVHRVPAVESEVPIGADPHFPGPATILVDVGAARQGYGWIFPKQGRLSVGVGEFRRKSTGLHQTFDRFVQMAQGLNGRTVPRPAGHPIPAFSEGEGGGMIQLTNGRALLVGDAGHLVDPLFGEGIYYAVCSGELAARSILAHPQDVGAALQAYQQAVGREILPDFRITARIARVLYAFPRLGFKLLRRYRDVVQYYFEVLQGRISAEQFLVEAKQRVKASVNDLLLEALYLR, encoded by the coding sequence ATGGACAAGACATACGATGTGGTGATCGTGGGAATGGGGCCTGCCGGGGCCGCCGCCGCAGCGGTGCTGAGTCGAGGTGGATTGACCGTGCTGGGGATCGACAGGGAGCGGCACCCGCGCTACAAGGTCTGCGGCGGCGGGCTGTCGGCGCGGATCGAGCGGGTCCTGGATCCGGGCTTCCGCTCGGTGATCGAACAGACCGTCACCGGCGTGCAGTTTGTCTACTGTGGGCAAGAGCCGCTGCTGCTCGAATCATCGCAGCCGATTGCCTACATGGTGATGCGTGATCGCTTCGACCACTGGCTGCTCCAAGAAGCTGTGAAGAGTGGGGCGGATATCGAGACCGGTGAGGGGGTGACCGGGCTTCGGCAGGACGTCGACGGTGTCGAGATCCTCACCGCGCGTGGCCGTTGTCGCGGTCGAATCGTCATCGGCGCGGACGGTGCCAACAGCGTGGTGGCGCGGAATCTGTTTCCCGACCGCGCAGTACATCGTGTGCCGGCGGTGGAGAGTGAAGTACCCATCGGGGCAGACCCGCATTTCCCTGGTCCTGCCACGATTTTGGTCGATGTCGGCGCGGCGCGGCAAGGATATGGCTGGATTTTCCCCAAGCAGGGGCGGTTGTCTGTGGGAGTGGGGGAGTTTCGTCGAAAATCAACCGGTTTGCATCAGACGTTTGACCGATTTGTCCAGATGGCGCAGGGGCTCAATGGACGGACGGTGCCTCGTCCGGCGGGCCATCCGATCCCTGCTTTCTCGGAGGGAGAGGGCGGAGGGATGATCCAGCTGACGAATGGCCGTGCGCTCCTAGTCGGGGATGCAGGACACCTCGTCGATCCGCTGTTCGGAGAGGGCATCTATTATGCGGTGTGCTCCGGCGAGTTAGCTGCCAGGTCGATTCTCGCTCATCCGCAGGATGTCGGTGCGGCGCTCCAAGCCTACCAGCAGGCGGTGGGGCGGGAGATCCTTCCCGATTTTCGGATCACTGCCAGGATTGCCCGGGTCCTCTACGCCTTTCCACGCCTCGGGTTCAAACTCTTGCGCCGCTATCGAGATGTCGTGCAGTACTATTTTGAGGTATTGCAAGGCCGAATATCCGCCGAACAGTTCCTGGTGGAGGCGAAACAGCGGGTAAAGGCGTCGGTCAATGACTTGCTCTTAGAAGCCTTGTACCTGCGGTAA
- a CDS encoding cytochrome c biogenesis protein CcdA, with amino-acid sequence MTESVQSISLVAAFSAGLLSFVSPCVLPLVPSYISYITGLSIEQLTDVSERSKFRKAIVVNSLLFIAGFSAVFVAFGASASLLGQALMTYQEHLRRFGGIVVIVFGLYLLGVLNLNFLKMEHRYQFRNRPAGLLGSFLIGVAFAAGWTPCVGPVLGTILLYASTTESLLSGVILLTCYSLGLALPLFLTALGVDRFLGYFKEVRAYLWGVSTVSGVLLIVVGVMIYANSLTMVTSFLERYGIGWYLGQ; translated from the coding sequence ATGACCGAATCGGTGCAATCGATCTCGCTGGTTGCGGCCTTTTCCGCCGGCCTGCTGTCCTTCGTCTCTCCCTGTGTGCTGCCGCTCGTGCCGTCCTACATTTCCTATATCACGGGCCTCTCGATCGAACAGCTGACCGATGTGTCGGAACGCAGCAAGTTCCGGAAGGCCATCGTGGTGAACTCTCTGCTCTTTATTGCAGGGTTTTCAGCTGTGTTCGTGGCGTTCGGCGCATCCGCCAGTTTGCTGGGGCAGGCCCTGATGACCTATCAGGAGCACCTGCGACGCTTCGGAGGCATCGTCGTTATCGTCTTCGGCCTCTATCTGTTGGGCGTATTGAATTTGAACTTCCTGAAGATGGAGCATCGCTACCAGTTTCGGAACCGTCCCGCCGGCCTTCTCGGGTCGTTTTTGATTGGGGTCGCCTTTGCGGCCGGGTGGACGCCGTGCGTGGGACCGGTGCTCGGCACCATCCTGCTCTACGCCAGCACCACCGAATCCTTGCTGAGTGGGGTTATTCTATTGACCTGCTATTCGTTAGGACTGGCCCTCCCGCTGTTCCTCACGGCCCTGGGGGTCGATCGGTTCCTCGGTTATTTCAAGGAAGTGCGCGCGTATCTCTGGGGAGTCTCGACCGTCAGCGGTGTCTTGCTGATCGTGGTGGGCGTGATGATTTATGCCAATTCACTCACGATGGTGACGAGTTTCCTGGAGCGGTACGGTATCGGCTGGTATCTCGGTCAGTAG
- a CDS encoding cytochrome c biogenesis protein ResB translates to MDGKPDVVSEQPVPSPSASRLGWEEFSREIVEFFASIKLAMFLFIALAMTATIGTVIQQGERAETYVQEYGEEAYRWFLRLGFTDVYHTWWFTGLLGLLCVNSLTCFYKRFPGVWRSMRQDKVSVSRAFIQGLRNQTVLSVSESTEPVAERLVKLFGEKGYRVLAKSDPGEVTVYATKGIMGRVGAHVAHLSATVIVLGGLIGSYYGFQEFGVCLEGQTYHIPRGNFDLRVDKFWIDYHENGSVKSYNSTLTVIDQGTPTITKTITVNDPLVYKGIWFYQSSYGDAWDQIEVARLNIKEKANDKVVATVDLEWNKEKTIEGLPLKVKMTDFVADFAFNSTEKKVFSKTAEHSNPAIRLAVDERNTVQSTPWVFYHYPDLFEIKDSAYQFEFIGYQPKKFTGLQIARNPGINMVWVGCTMLVVGMTLSSLIYHRRLWAKVVPDEMGVRVYVGGTTHKSQIDFDKEFRKLTEKIQAKPLS, encoded by the coding sequence ATGGACGGTAAGCCCGACGTCGTGTCAGAACAGCCTGTACCAAGCCCCTCTGCTTCCCGCCTGGGTTGGGAAGAGTTTTCCCGCGAAATCGTAGAGTTTTTTGCGTCGATTAAGCTCGCGATGTTTCTGTTCATTGCCCTGGCTATGACCGCCACGATTGGGACGGTTATTCAGCAGGGTGAACGGGCGGAAACCTATGTTCAGGAGTATGGCGAAGAAGCCTACCGATGGTTCCTTCGACTCGGCTTCACCGACGTCTACCACACCTGGTGGTTCACCGGTTTGCTCGGCCTCCTCTGTGTGAATTCGCTGACCTGTTTCTATAAGCGCTTTCCCGGTGTCTGGCGTTCCATGCGCCAGGATAAGGTCAGCGTGTCGCGGGCGTTCATTCAAGGCCTGAGGAACCAGACGGTGCTGTCGGTCAGTGAGTCCACCGAACCGGTTGCAGAACGGTTGGTGAAGTTGTTCGGCGAAAAGGGGTATCGTGTGCTCGCGAAGAGTGATCCAGGCGAGGTCACGGTGTATGCCACGAAAGGGATCATGGGGCGGGTCGGTGCCCACGTTGCTCACCTTAGTGCGACCGTCATTGTCTTAGGTGGATTGATCGGGAGTTATTACGGTTTCCAGGAATTTGGGGTGTGCCTGGAAGGGCAGACATACCACATTCCACGAGGGAATTTTGACCTCCGTGTGGATAAGTTCTGGATCGATTACCACGAAAACGGATCCGTCAAGTCGTACAACAGTACCCTGACAGTCATCGATCAAGGCACGCCGACGATTACTAAGACGATTACGGTCAATGATCCGCTCGTGTATAAAGGGATCTGGTTCTACCAGTCGAGTTATGGGGATGCGTGGGATCAGATCGAGGTTGCGCGGTTGAACATCAAAGAGAAGGCAAACGACAAAGTGGTGGCGACGGTGGATCTCGAATGGAACAAGGAAAAGACCATCGAGGGATTGCCGTTAAAAGTGAAAATGACGGATTTTGTGGCTGATTTCGCCTTTAATTCGACGGAAAAAAAGGTCTTCTCTAAGACCGCCGAACATTCGAATCCGGCCATTCGGTTGGCGGTCGACGAGCGAAACACGGTTCAGTCGACGCCCTGGGTCTTCTATCACTATCCCGACCTCTTCGAGATCAAGGATTCTGCCTACCAATTCGAATTCATCGGGTACCAACCCAAAAAGTTCACTGGGCTGCAGATTGCGAGGAATCCCGGCATCAACATGGTGTGGGTGGGCTGTACGATGCTGGTCGTAGGTATGACCTTATCGTCGCTTATTTATCACCGCCGCCTGTGGGCAAAGGTGGTTCCTGATGAAATGGGCGTCAGGGTGTATGTGGGTGGGACGACGCACAAGAGTCAGATCGACTTCGACAAAGAATTTAGGAAATTGACCGAGAAGATCCAGGCGAAACCCCTCTCTTAA
- a CDS encoding methionine adenosyltransferase, with translation MRHNYLFTSESVTEGHPDKIADQISDGILDAIIAQDKFSRVACETILTTGIAFVAGEISTKAYVEIPDIIRDVIKDVGYTDASWGFDSNTCSVLTSIHQQSSDIAMGVDSGGAGDQGLMFGYATNETAELMPTPIVLAHRLTRRLAEVRKKKILKWVRPDGKSQVTVEYKDGKPFRIDTIVVSTQHSPDVTNKQIEKDLMEHVIRPVMPKGLYDPASVKHHINPTGRFVVGGPMGDTGLTGRKIIVDTYGGHGSHGGGAFSGKDPSKVDRSASYMARYIAKNIVAAGLASKCEVQLAYAIGVADPVSVLVDTKDTEQVAPEILDKLVRKHFPMTPRGIIDHLKLRRPIFRKTAAYGHFGRNEPEFTWEKTDKAKALRKDANR, from the coding sequence ATGAGACACAACTACCTCTTTACGTCTGAATCGGTCACCGAGGGTCATCCGGATAAGATTGCGGATCAAATTTCAGACGGAATCTTGGACGCCATTATCGCCCAAGACAAGTTTTCGCGGGTGGCTTGCGAAACGATCCTTACGACCGGCATCGCATTCGTTGCCGGAGAAATTTCCACCAAAGCCTACGTGGAAATCCCTGACATTATCCGAGATGTCATCAAGGACGTGGGGTACACCGATGCCTCCTGGGGTTTTGACTCGAATACCTGCTCGGTGCTTACCTCGATCCACCAGCAATCCAGCGACATCGCCATGGGAGTTGATTCCGGCGGCGCCGGTGATCAAGGCTTAATGTTCGGATACGCCACAAACGAAACCGCGGAGCTGATGCCGACGCCGATCGTGCTGGCGCACCGTTTGACCAGGCGCTTGGCGGAGGTCCGCAAGAAGAAAATTCTCAAATGGGTCCGTCCGGACGGGAAATCCCAGGTCACCGTCGAGTATAAGGACGGAAAACCCTTCCGGATCGATACCATCGTCGTGTCCACTCAGCATAGTCCCGACGTCACCAATAAACAGATCGAGAAGGACCTGATGGAACATGTCATCCGCCCGGTCATGCCCAAAGGGTTGTACGACCCCGCGAGCGTGAAGCACCACATCAATCCGACCGGCCGGTTCGTCGTCGGCGGCCCGATGGGCGACACCGGCTTGACCGGCCGCAAAATCATCGTCGACACATACGGCGGACACGGCAGCCATGGCGGTGGAGCCTTTTCCGGCAAGGATCCCTCGAAGGTCGACCGCTCGGCTTCCTACATGGCCCGCTATATCGCCAAGAACATCGTGGCCGCCGGCTTGGCCTCAAAGTGCGAGGTGCAATTAGCCTATGCGATCGGTGTGGCAGATCCTGTGTCTGTCCTTGTCGATACCAAGGACACCGAACAGGTGGCACCTGAAATCCTCGACAAGTTGGTACGAAAACATTTCCCGATGACCCCCCGCGGGATCATCGACCACTTGAAACTGCGCCGCCCCATTTTCCGCAAGACGGCAGCCTATGGCCATTTCGGCCGCAACGAGCCGGAATTTACCTGGGAAAAGACCGATAAGGCGAAAGCTCTACGCAAGGACGCCAACCGATAG
- a CDS encoding beta-ketoacyl-ACP synthase 3, which translates to MTRSRIVGTGSCVPVRIVENEEVGAPLGLGQAKIEALTGIRTRHWAAPAEASSDLAVAAALKACEAAGIAPSSLEAILVSTTSPDSVFPSTACHVQRALAAKGVLAFDLSASCSGFLYGLSMADAMIRAGQVASCLVVASEVKSRSLDLRDKETAILFGDGAGAVVLRRNDDSRPDASGILGLRLYADGAGHDLIKIQAGGSRMPLSTDRLQAGDHQLRMKGSAVFRSAVRRLTHAITELLKEFGLTVADLKLVVAHQANARILEHLQRRLALSASAVHSVIDRYGNTSSASLPIALDDAVRAGRLGAGDVLLMGAFGGGLTWATGVVRW; encoded by the coding sequence GTGACGCGTAGTCGCATCGTCGGGACTGGTTCTTGTGTGCCAGTTCGGATCGTCGAGAATGAAGAGGTGGGGGCTCCGCTCGGGCTCGGCCAGGCCAAGATCGAGGCTCTGACCGGGATCCGGACCAGGCATTGGGCGGCGCCGGCCGAGGCATCGTCCGATTTGGCCGTGGCGGCAGCCCTCAAAGCCTGTGAAGCTGCCGGCATCGCGCCGAGTTCTCTGGAGGCCATCCTCGTTTCAACCACCTCCCCGGACAGCGTGTTTCCCTCCACGGCCTGTCATGTTCAGCGAGCGCTGGCTGCCAAGGGAGTGCTCGCCTTCGACCTATCGGCCTCCTGCTCTGGGTTTCTCTATGGGTTGTCTATGGCTGATGCCATGATTCGAGCCGGACAAGTTGCCTCCTGCCTGGTTGTCGCCTCGGAAGTGAAGTCGCGGTCGCTTGACCTCAGGGACAAAGAAACCGCCATCCTGTTTGGCGATGGGGCCGGGGCGGTCGTCCTCCGGCGAAACGACGACTCCCGGCCGGACGCTTCCGGAATCCTGGGGCTGCGTCTCTACGCGGACGGTGCGGGCCACGACCTCATCAAGATCCAGGCCGGAGGCTCGCGTATGCCCCTGTCAACCGATCGGCTTCAGGCCGGCGATCATCAGTTGCGCATGAAAGGGAGTGCGGTGTTCCGTTCGGCGGTGCGTCGTCTGACGCACGCCATCACGGAGTTATTGAAGGAATTCGGGCTGACAGTCGCAGACCTGAAACTCGTCGTGGCCCACCAGGCCAACGCCAGGATCTTGGAGCATCTTCAACGGCGGCTCGCGTTGTCGGCGTCGGCGGTCCATTCGGTCATCGATCGCTACGGCAATACCTCGTCGGCTTCGTTACCCATCGCCTTGGACGATGCCGTGCGCGCAGGGCGCCTCGGTGCCGGGGATGTCCTCCTCATGGGGGCGTTCGGCGGGGGACTTACGTGGGCGACCGGTGTGGTTCGATGGTGA
- a CDS encoding TlpA family protein disulfide reductase, whose amino-acid sequence MADQSTQQSVVSPSRTGPSRTIVVLAAAAILGVMFLVVWLQSSKYEPLVVGKEAPDFELPDLNDKHQRLSDYRGKVVFLNFWATWCKPCREEMPSMEVLYKNFEKDGLVILAVSIDRVTTKKDIPPFVKGLSLTFPVLVDSWGQTDKRYKLMGVPETYIIDQQGILREKVIGPRDWTRLDNLKVLTQLLKPGEKAARLTPSQDGSAL is encoded by the coding sequence ATGGCCGATCAATCCACCCAGCAATCCGTCGTTTCGCCCTCCCGGACCGGTCCGTCCCGCACGATCGTCGTGCTCGCTGCTGCCGCCATCCTCGGTGTGATGTTCCTGGTGGTGTGGCTCCAAAGTTCGAAGTACGAACCGCTGGTCGTGGGAAAAGAGGCGCCGGATTTCGAGTTGCCTGATTTGAACGACAAGCATCAACGGCTCTCTGATTACCGCGGTAAGGTTGTGTTCTTGAATTTTTGGGCGACGTGGTGCAAGCCGTGCCGTGAGGAGATGCCTTCCATGGAGGTGCTCTACAAGAACTTCGAGAAGGATGGATTGGTGATCCTGGCCGTCAGCATCGATCGGGTGACCACCAAGAAAGATATCCCGCCGTTTGTGAAGGGGTTGAGCCTCACCTTTCCCGTGCTCGTGGATTCGTGGGGGCAGACGGATAAACGGTATAAATTGATGGGCGTCCCGGAAACCTACATCATCGATCAACAAGGTATCCTCCGCGAAAAGGTGATCGGGCCCCGGGATTGGACGCGCTTGGACAATCTCAAGGTCTTGACGCAGCTCTTGAAGCCGGGCGAGAAAGCTGCCCGGTTGACTCCTTCGCAGGATGGTTCCGCGCTCTAG
- a CDS encoding adenosylhomocysteinase produces the protein MTQEETTVDHDVKDLGLADQGKLKIEWAEATMPVLRLIRKRFEREQPLKGIRVTACLHVTTETANLMKTLKAGGADVRLCASNPLSTQDDVAAALVRHENIPTFAIKGEDNKTYYRHIESAIGHKPHISMDDGADVVSHLHSKRKDLLRTVIGGTEETTTGVIRLRSMAEKKVLKFPVISVNDADTKHMFDNRYGTGQSTMDGIVRATNRLVCGSTVVVAGYGWCGRGIAMRARGMGADVIVTEIDPLKGLEAVMDGFRVMPMEQAAPVGDFFVTVTGNLKVIRGEHFAAMKDGAIVCNSGHFNVELDIPALEKLSKKKLAVRTGVDQYTLTNGRRVSLLGEGRLVNLATAEGHPSSVMDMSFANQALGAEFIVKNHKRLEKKVYPVPPDIDKEIARLKLAGMGVFIDKLTKEQVKYLASWEMGT, from the coding sequence ATGACACAGGAGGAGACAACAGTGGACCACGACGTGAAAGACCTCGGCTTAGCAGATCAGGGGAAATTGAAAATCGAATGGGCGGAAGCCACCATGCCCGTGCTTCGACTCATTCGCAAACGGTTTGAGCGCGAGCAACCGCTGAAGGGTATCCGGGTGACCGCATGCCTACACGTAACGACCGAGACCGCCAATCTCATGAAAACGCTCAAGGCCGGTGGGGCCGACGTCCGACTGTGCGCCTCGAACCCTCTCAGCACTCAGGACGACGTGGCCGCCGCGCTGGTGCGCCACGAAAACATTCCGACCTTTGCGATCAAGGGCGAAGATAACAAGACCTACTATCGTCATATCGAGTCAGCCATCGGACATAAACCGCACATCTCCATGGACGACGGCGCCGACGTGGTCTCACACCTCCACTCCAAGCGCAAAGATCTGCTTCGCACTGTCATCGGCGGAACGGAGGAAACGACGACCGGCGTCATCCGGCTCCGGAGCATGGCCGAGAAAAAGGTCCTGAAATTCCCGGTCATCTCGGTCAACGACGCCGATACCAAACATATGTTCGATAACCGCTACGGCACCGGCCAGAGCACCATGGACGGTATCGTTCGCGCGACCAACCGCCTGGTTTGCGGATCAACGGTTGTGGTTGCCGGTTACGGCTGGTGCGGACGCGGCATTGCAATGCGAGCCCGCGGGATGGGAGCGGATGTCATCGTCACGGAAATCGACCCCTTGAAAGGCCTTGAGGCTGTCATGGACGGATTCAGGGTCATGCCGATGGAACAGGCGGCGCCGGTCGGAGACTTCTTTGTGACTGTGACCGGCAATCTGAAAGTCATTCGCGGGGAACACTTCGCCGCAATGAAAGACGGCGCCATCGTCTGCAACTCCGGCCACTTCAATGTTGAGTTGGACATCCCGGCGCTGGAAAAACTCAGCAAGAAAAAGCTGGCCGTCCGCACAGGAGTCGATCAGTACACTCTGACCAACGGTCGCCGTGTCAGCCTGCTCGGTGAAGGCCGTCTCGTGAACCTCGCGACCGCCGAAGGACACCCCTCCAGCGTGATGGACATGAGTTTCGCCAATCAAGCGTTGGGAGCGGAATTCATCGTGAAGAACCACAAGAGGCTGGAGAAGAAGGTATATCCGGTTCCACCCGACATCGACAAAGAAATCGCCAGGCTGAAATTAGCCGGCATGGGCGTCTTCATCGACAAGCTGACCAAGGAGCAGGTCAAATATCTCGCATCGTGGGAGATGGGCACATAA
- the bamD gene encoding outer membrane protein assembly factor BamD — MPLHSRGLYVSVGILLAVVSLTGGCASKSATTAQGKPVSGTDEQIFLGDTIEKNYDPNVIMKRGEAFFEKEEFAEAIVEYQHFLELHRSHQLAVYAQFRLGESHLRMAKSIDRDPEPIQKAIAAFEKLRKEFPGSKYEGQVLQRLEDCHDWLAQTHLFVGHFYFRRASYLAAAHRFDQIMKDYPDKKVAPEALYQLALTYRELGADDWAAEKLRLLAEKYPNSDFVGDGRRLLAKLEKKPATTPPTSVAAATEPAPQLAPGLLASASGIKAASAPNLSTLRSTPNLSLRQSFVSCRLGAWC, encoded by the coding sequence ATGCCGCTGCATTCAAGGGGGTTGTATGTGTCGGTTGGAATTCTGTTGGCTGTCGTCTCTCTAACCGGAGGTTGCGCCAGCAAATCGGCAACAACCGCCCAAGGGAAGCCAGTCAGCGGCACGGATGAACAGATCTTCCTCGGCGATACCATCGAAAAGAACTACGATCCGAATGTCATCATGAAGCGGGGCGAGGCTTTTTTTGAGAAGGAAGAGTTCGCCGAGGCGATCGTCGAGTACCAGCATTTCCTCGAACTGCACCGATCCCATCAGCTGGCTGTATATGCCCAATTTCGGCTGGGAGAAAGCCACCTCCGAATGGCCAAGTCCATTGACCGTGATCCTGAACCGATTCAAAAGGCCATTGCAGCATTCGAGAAATTGCGCAAGGAGTTTCCAGGCAGCAAATACGAAGGGCAAGTCCTCCAGCGCTTGGAAGATTGCCATGATTGGCTAGCTCAAACCCACCTGTTCGTCGGACACTTCTACTTCCGGCGCGCCTCGTACCTGGCCGCCGCACACCGATTCGATCAAATCATGAAGGACTATCCGGACAAGAAGGTAGCCCCCGAGGCCCTCTACCAACTCGCCTTGACCTATCGCGAGTTGGGGGCAGATGACTGGGCGGCAGAAAAACTTCGCCTCTTGGCGGAAAAATACCCGAATAGCGACTTCGTCGGCGATGGCCGCCGATTGTTGGCTAAATTGGAGAAGAAGCCGGCGACGACCCCGCCCACGTCCGTAGCAGCCGCCACTGAGCCGGCTCCTCAGCTTGCTCCGGGACTGTTGGCCTCTGCCTCCGGCATCAAGGCTGCCTCGGCTCCGAACCTCTCGACGTTACGGAGCACTCCAAATCTTTCACTGCGCCAGTCCTTCGTTTCTTGCCGCCTAGGCGCCTGGTGCTGA